The DNA segment CACGGTTCGGTCGATCGCCTCCAAGCAAGACGGTTGCTCCCGCGTCGATCGTGGCTTGAACCTGATCCAGTAATTGAACTGCCGCACCTTCGGTCGACCACGGAGCGAGCGTGGTGTCGTCGTCCATCGGATCGCCCATTTTCATTTCCGACATCGCTTGCTTGAATTGCTCTAGGAATTCATCCGCGATCGATTCGACGACAATAAAACGTTTGGCAGCAACACAGGATTGACCGGCGTTGACCATGCGGCCCTCAACAGCAAGCTTGACCGCTTTCGTTAGGTCGGCATCGTCCAGCACGATGAATGCGTCGTTGCCGCCCAACTCCAACACGGATCGCTTCAGATTTTTCCCAGCCAATGCCGCGACCGCCGCGCCGGCTTTTTCGCTGCCGGTTAACGACACGCCTTGCACTCGAGAGTCGGCGACAATCGGATCGACGAACTCGCTAGGGATAAATAGATTCGTGTAGACGCCCTCGGGTAGACCGCTTTCTGCGAACAGGTTCGCGATGGCATCGGCACACTGCGGGACGTTGCTGGCGTGTTTGACCATCACCGTGTTACCTGCCATGATGTTTGGCGCGGCGAACCGTGTGACCTGATAGAACGGAAAATTCCAAGGCATCACACCGATTAAAACGCCGATCGGTTCAAAGTGGATGTAGGCGTCCGCCTGGACGTCCTTCATCGGCTGGTCAGCCAGGAACCGCTCGGCACCGTTCGCGTAGAATTCAGCGATCTCAGCACAAAATTCGATTTCTTTGCGGCTTTCAGAAATTCGTTTTCCCATGTCGCGGGTAATCAGGCGGGCGAATTCGTCGACCCGTTCACGCAATTGATGGGCGAAATTCAAGATGATTCGTTTTCGATGATCGATGCTGGTTTTTCGCCAGGATCGGTAGCCGTCGTCGGCCGTCGCGATCAAGTCGGTAACCTGATCCTTGGAAAGAGGTTCAAACGTCTCGAGCGTCTCGTTTGTGGCCGGATTGATGCTGGTGATGGTCATGATTTGGCTCCTGTAGCCCCATTTCAGAAAAAAGGTCGTGGTAGATCGGCACGCGAAGTTACGCGCCTTGGATTTTGCCGATTAGCTTTCGTGTCGCGAAACGCGGCAGCACGCTGCTCCCGATCACCATCAAGCGGTTCTTCCAACCGGGAATGACGACGTCTTCGTTATTGCGGAAGCCTTCGTATCCGGCCTTGGCGACGACGTCGGCGGACATGGTCTGCGAGGAAAACATGGATAGCTTGCCCATGCCCGAATCGTCGCCGAAATCCGATTCGGTCGCACCTGGTTCCAAGCAGGTCACGTGTAAATCAGTGTCGGCAAGCTCTTCGCGAATCGCTTCCGTGAAAGACAACACGTAAGCCTTGCTGGCGTAGTAGACCGCCATATTCGGACCGGCCTGGTAGGCCGCGATGGAACCGACGTTTAGAACTCCGCCGGAATTCCGTCGGACCATGCCCGGCAACATCTTTCGCGTCAGGCGAGTCAAGGCAACAATGTTGACCATCAACATGTCCGTTTGCCGTTCGACCGAGAGATCAGCAAGTTTGCCGAGTGCTCCGAAGCCCGCGTTATTAACGATAGTGTCGATCTGAAGGCCGCGATCTTCAATGCGGTCACACAACCGATCGACTTGGTCGATCTTCGAGAGGTCACTCGGAATCACCGTTGCGGTGACGCGATGCTTCTGCCGAAGGTCATTCGCCAATTCGTTCAGCTTATCTTCGCTGCGAGCGGTGAGGACAAGGTCATCCCCACCAGCCGCAAATAGCTTGGCGAGTTCCAAGCCGATGCCGGACGATGCGCCGGTAACGAGAGTGATTGGCATCTTCTTAGACCGTCGTGCCGCGACGGCCGGTGATTAGACCGATGACAAACAGCACCAGGAATACAAAGAATAGCACCTTGGCGATCATCGCAGCGGTACCGCCGATGACGCCAAAACCAAGAGCACCAGCAATCAATGCGATAATCAAAAAAGTCAAAGACCAGCCTAACACAGCAATCTCCAGAAAAGTAAGGACGTTCGCGGAGTCTTGAACGCCAAGACCCCGGTGAGTATCTGAAATGAAGATGCATTTGGCATGCCAAACTTTTGCCAAAGATCGATCGAGTTGGAACCACGGTGTTGGGTGGTTAACTATTAAAACGTGTGTCGCGCCGCGATGCCTGATTACCGCCCATACTGGTCCTTCAGCGATCGATGATTGATCGGATCATGGAGTCACGTCAAAGAAACGCCTTCGGTCTTCGATGATCGCGCCGCCTGATCTTTGTTTGCATGAATCAATGTTGGTTCATTTCAAGCACGATCCGTTACGTCACCTCTCCCACTAATTTAGTAGCGGTCGCAATTCGCCAAAAATCTTGTGATTCGCTCGCCGACCATCGGTTGAATTCGAGGAGAGCGTTGACACCATCGACCGAAGCGGTCTTCCCAATTCTCTTCGAGCCGAGATACGCGCATTCGAAATTCGGTCTTCTTTCCGTTTCCGATTGCACAGGAGAACCGCGCACCGTCAATTCGGCGGTTCGGCTGGACTTGTGTCTTTGTTCCGGCTGCAGCGTATGATCGGTTCATTTCGCCGGACATCTTGTCTATGGAGTGCTAAGCACGCCGGATCATTATTGCAACGCTCGCGTCGAGTCCTTGCTGCCATGACCGCGTTTCCTTGCCGGTGGCGATTCTTCTAAGCGGTGTGGATCGCAGTTGAGCGGCGGTATTTGAAGGTATGCGTACGCTTGACGCGTCGCATCCGTGGTCGTTGAACCTGCCGAGGCGGCGGCCCCAGGACCGGAAGGAGCAACTGATGCCACACCATCGATGTCGGACGACACCGCTTTGCTGACCGTATCGCCGACTGAAGCTGCGGCATCTTTGGTCGATTCCCAAGGCGAGTTGCAAGCATCGCCCGTCGCGTCAGCGGCGTTAGACGCTTTCGCTTTCGCTTTCGCTTTCGCTTTCGCTTTCGCCTTGTCCATCGTCGATGGCTCGGCTTGGCTGATAGTCCGGTAGCTTTCCGGGACAACAATCGATGATCCGTTTTCACTAACGCGATTGTCAAAGGGCCGCGTGGCAACGGTCAACGTCGGCATCAAGCCACGGGACAAGCCGGTTTCATTGTTTTTTGGGGGGAAGCTAACTCGCGTAAGTTAGGGTCGCGCGACATCCGCGACGGGCGCGTGTGGACGATGCAACCAATGTGGCAAGCGGCATGACGATTGCGTCGATCCTTTGTGAAGTCACGAAAACTCTCTTCACCACGGTCGGGGACATGCGGATGAGCGACAGCAGCAATCGACTTGTGGGGGCAACCGATCCTTCAGTGAATCGACGGGTTTCGATGGAACGAGTCCGGGTGAGGGAAACTGATCGGGAAAGAGCGGATGACGCACCGGATCGGTACCTGAGAGCTAGCACCACGTTCATCGCAGCAGTACTGGCACTCGGCGTCCTGAACATAGCGTCCGATTTATTCGTGCCGATTGTTGTCGCGTTGCTTGCGTATCTATCGCTTCGGCCGTTCGTGGCTATGCTTTGCCGACACCACATTCCGCAGGCTGCCGCAAGTGGAGTGGTCATCACGGGTTTGTTTTTCACGCTTGGCATCGTCACCTCGCTACTGTACTCGCCGGCGCAACAGTGGATGCGCGCCGCGCCTGAAGATTTGGTGAAGGTTCGCGATAAGTTTCGCGAAATCGCTCCGCCATTGACGGCAATTGACCGGGCTGACGAAGTAATCGGTAAAGCGACCACTCCCGTCCACGATGGAAAAGCAGAGGTTACCGTGGAAGTTGAAAAACCCTCCATGGTCGACGAATCGGTTTTGATCAATCAAACCGGCCAGTGGTTGGCGTTTATCGCTGCCATCGCGGTGTTGACGTTCTTTATGCTTTCGACCGGCGACGACTTGCTAAATCGGATGTTGGGAGTCTTGCCAGACGCATCGACTCGCGACGACGTGCTCGAAAAGATCGCTGACATTCAGCACAGCGTCGGGAAGTACCTTGCGCAAATTACCTGTATCAACATCGGACTGGGGATCGCCGTCACGTTGGTGATGTGGTTGTTGGGGATGCCGACACCAGTGCTGTGGGGAGTCATAGCAACACTGTTCAATTTCATCCCCTATGTTGGTCCGTTGGCGGCCACCGTGATCGTTTTTCTGGCAGCTTCTAGTTCGTTCGACACGATCGGACGTGCCATTCTCATCGCTTTGGCGTTTTGGTTGACGACCGCGGTCGAAGGTCAATTCATCACCCCTTCGATTTTGGGCAAGACACTAAAAGCCGGTCCCGTTGTGGTGTTGATCGCGGTCGCATTCTGGGGATTCCTGTGGGGATTGCCGGGTGTGTTCTTAGCGGTGCCGTTGCTGATCGTGCAACGCAAAGTCCTAGCCAGTTTTAGTGCCACCTATCCACTTGCCGCGGTGCTCGGCGAAGACCCCTGTCGTCCCGACGAAGTTTGCGAACCGGTGAAAGAGGATCAACCGATCGCAGAGTTGGCGTAGCGGTTTTCGCCAGCCTGCCGACTGACAGTCTCGTGAATGTTTCACCGACAAAAGCAAGCCTCTTCGTTGATTTCAATTTGTAGTTGTTCATTTTCCGTGTAGCAATTTTCAATTGCTACGCCACGCAAAACGGAGACTATTGGAACACCTTT comes from the Roseimaritima multifibrata genome and includes:
- a CDS encoding AI-2E family transporter; protein product: MTIASILCEVTKTLFTTVGDMRMSDSSNRLVGATDPSVNRRVSMERVRVRETDRERADDAPDRYLRASTTFIAAVLALGVLNIASDLFVPIVVALLAYLSLRPFVAMLCRHHIPQAAASGVVITGLFFTLGIVTSLLYSPAQQWMRAAPEDLVKVRDKFREIAPPLTAIDRADEVIGKATTPVHDGKAEVTVEVEKPSMVDESVLINQTGQWLAFIAAIAVLTFFMLSTGDDLLNRMLGVLPDASTRDDVLEKIADIQHSVGKYLAQITCINIGLGIAVTLVMWLLGMPTPVLWGVIATLFNFIPYVGPLAATVIVFLAASSSFDTIGRAILIALAFWLTTAVEGQFITPSILGKTLKAGPVVVLIAVAFWGFLWGLPGVFLAVPLLIVQRKVLASFSATYPLAAVLGEDPCRPDEVCEPVKEDQPIAELA
- a CDS encoding NAD-dependent succinate-semialdehyde dehydrogenase, which gives rise to MTITSINPATNETLETFEPLSKDQVTDLIATADDGYRSWRKTSIDHRKRIILNFAHQLRERVDEFARLITRDMGKRISESRKEIEFCAEIAEFYANGAERFLADQPMKDVQADAYIHFEPIGVLIGVMPWNFPFYQVTRFAAPNIMAGNTVMVKHASNVPQCADAIANLFAESGLPEGVYTNLFIPSEFVDPIVADSRVQGVSLTGSEKAGAAVAALAGKNLKRSVLELGGNDAFIVLDDADLTKAVKLAVEGRMVNAGQSCVAAKRFIVVESIADEFLEQFKQAMSEMKMGDPMDDDTTLAPWSTEGAAVQLLDQVQATIDAGATVLLGGDRPNREGAFFNPTILTDVTPDMPTYDQELFGPVATVYVVKDEEAAIELANDSSYGLGGSVYTTDVERGRRVAERIETGMVFINQPTNSQAELPFGGIKNSGYGRELSHLGILEFVNKKLIHLGPKT
- a CDS encoding SDR family NAD(P)-dependent oxidoreductase — translated: MPITLVTGASSGIGLELAKLFAAGGDDLVLTARSEDKLNELANDLRQKHRVTATVIPSDLSKIDQVDRLCDRIEDRGLQIDTIVNNAGFGALGKLADLSVERQTDMLMVNIVALTRLTRKMLPGMVRRNSGGVLNVGSIAAYQAGPNMAVYYASKAYVLSFTEAIREELADTDLHVTCLEPGATESDFGDDSGMGKLSMFSSQTMSADVVAKAGYEGFRNNEDVVIPGWKNRLMVIGSSVLPRFATRKLIGKIQGA
- a CDS encoding DUF1328 domain-containing protein; amino-acid sequence: MAKVWHAKCIFISDTHRGLGVQDSANVLTFLEIAVLGWSLTFLIIALIAGALGFGVIGGTAAMIAKVLFFVFLVLFVIGLITGRRGTTV